One Spiroplasma endosymbiont of Dioctria linearis DNA segment encodes these proteins:
- a CDS encoding AAA domain-containing protein has protein sequence MSREEKIFNYWIKLLNDLFSLDQKQIEKENLLNSSKIKNQLAVTKNDNNSVYSSIRYFFNKHFQNNYKNLNKESILYYYINSSYKNWDNIKNRNFIYPFGINNSQKKAVENAFKSNFSIIQGPPGTGKTQTILNIVSNILLDKKTVAIVSNNNSAIDNIFYKLNPKIKDSNNYKEQLEVIWFLSSFLGSFSKNKNYFTLEMQEKIASAKEKWKKAFEKSNVNMEISVQNDKFQVLIEEIEEIEILKKKILRDEKVLPKVKKEKEIYESKIILKYKNNTNLLKLSLDKLNKFYIKIKVYKKDKLSWWFKLKNKFKYKLPKNFFKYDFISEIYFHVLNKKTKELKENLIKNKKLLNEIDNNQLDDLIKISKEILYNSIYENYMSEEKINLTANNFTEVSSEFIKLFNKQPIVLSTIFSLINSKPADVLYDYLIIDEASQTDMLASIASMACAKNIIVVGDLKQLSQVNSPNYKNYFEENKLFLNEGYEYWENNILKSLIKIYGEKIPNQLLREHYRCDPAIIEFCNQKYYNNELIIMTESENEQSPFELIVGESLYYTDTNNSKTSRKELENIKQYLSDNKISDIGIISPFRDQANILNKQLGTDKIIANTIHAFQGQEKDSILFAVTRQSIKGKDDFVSNPKLINVAVSRAKNKFILAYSKNINSCPDNDIKDLINYIQFNFPNSKEVYKKNTEFYILSKEYNNDLIEFIKNYNKNHFNGAKEPTEIIIHTVLEKIISLEEFNNLDITLFKKLSHIIPKAIENDIFNKREKEFLNHHWSHIDFLVYDKFSFEPVLAIEVDGYTFHRKEKQKWRDNLKDKALKIQNIPIMRISTDTYKKIGLSIINKIREIKNK, from the coding sequence ATGTCTAGGGAAGAAAAGATTTTTAATTATTGAATAAAACTTTTAAATGACTTATTTAGTTTAGATCAAAAACAAATAGAAAAAGAAAATCTATTAAATTCATCTAAAATAAAAAATCAATTAGCAGTTACAAAAAATGATAATAATAGTGTTTATAGCAGTATAAGGTATTTTTTTAATAAGCATTTTCAAAATAACTATAAAAATTTAAATAAAGAAAGTATTTTATATTACTACATAAATAGCTCTTATAAAAACTGAGACAATATAAAAAATAGAAATTTTATATACCCTTTTGGAATAAATAATAGTCAAAAAAAAGCTGTGGAAAATGCTTTTAAATCTAATTTTTCTATAATTCAAGGTCCGCCAGGAACAGGAAAAACTCAAACAATATTAAATATTGTTTCAAATATTCTTTTAGATAAAAAAACAGTTGCTATTGTTTCAAATAATAATTCAGCTATTGATAATATATTTTATAAATTGAATCCCAAAATTAAGGATAGTAATAATTATAAAGAACAACTAGAAGTAATTTGATTTTTATCTTCTTTCTTAGGGTCATTTTCAAAAAATAAAAATTACTTTACATTGGAAATGCAAGAAAAAATAGCATCTGCAAAAGAAAAATGAAAAAAAGCATTTGAAAAATCCAATGTAAATATGGAAATTAGTGTGCAAAATGATAAATTTCAAGTACTAATTGAAGAAATTGAAGAAATTGAAATTTTAAAGAAAAAAATATTAAGAGATGAAAAAGTATTACCTAAAGTTAAAAAAGAAAAAGAAATATATGAATCAAAAATTATCTTAAAATATAAAAATAACACTAATTTATTGAAATTATCCCTTGATAAATTAAATAAATTTTATATTAAAATTAAGGTCTACAAAAAAGATAAGCTATCATGATGATTTAAATTAAAAAATAAATTTAAATATAAGCTACCTAAGAATTTTTTTAAATACGACTTCATATCAGAAATATACTTTCACGTTCTAAATAAAAAAACTAAAGAGCTAAAAGAAAACTTAATTAAAAATAAAAAATTATTAAATGAGATTGATAATAATCAATTAGATGACTTAATAAAAATATCAAAAGAAATATTATATAACTCTATTTATGAAAATTATATGTCAGAAGAAAAAATAAACTTAACAGCAAATAACTTTACTGAAGTTAGTTCTGAATTTATAAAATTATTTAATAAACAGCCAATAGTTCTAAGTACAATTTTTTCATTAATAAATTCTAAGCCAGCAGATGTACTATATGATTATTTAATAATAGATGAAGCTTCACAAACAGACATGTTAGCTAGCATTGCTTCAATGGCTTGTGCAAAAAACATAATAGTAGTTGGTGATTTAAAACAGTTATCTCAAGTTAACTCCCCTAACTATAAAAATTACTTTGAAGAAAATAAACTATTTTTAAATGAAGGATATGAATACTGAGAAAATAATATTTTGAAATCTCTTATAAAAATATATGGTGAAAAGATTCCTAATCAACTATTAAGAGAACATTATAGATGTGATCCTGCTATCATTGAATTTTGTAATCAAAAGTACTACAACAATGAACTGATTATTATGACTGAATCAGAAAATGAACAAAGTCCTTTTGAATTAATAGTTGGTGAATCTTTATACTATACTGACACAAATAACTCTAAAACTAGTAGAAAAGAGTTAGAAAATATTAAACAATATCTTAGTGATAATAAAATTAGTGACATAGGAATTATTAGCCCTTTTAGAGATCAAGCTAATATCTTAAATAAACAATTAGGTACAGATAAGATAATTGCTAATACAATTCATGCTTTTCAAGGACAAGAAAAAGATTCAATACTATTTGCTGTTACAAGACAATCAATAAAAGGAAAAGATGATTTTGTTTCTAATCCAAAATTAATAAATGTAGCTGTCTCAAGAGCAAAAAATAAATTTATACTTGCATATTCAAAAAATATTAATAGTTGTCCTGACAATGATATCAAAGACTTAATAAATTATATTCAATTTAATTTTCCAAATAGCAAAGAAGTTTATAAAAAGAATACTGAGTTTTATATTTTATCAAAAGAATATAATAATGATTTAATAGAGTTTATTAAAAACTATAATAAAAACCACTTCAATGGTGCTAAAGAACCAACTGAAATAATAATACATACAGTTCTAGAAAAAATTATATCGCTGGAGGAATTTAATAACTTAGATATTACCCTATTCAAAAAATTAAGTCATATTATTCCTAAAGCTATAGAGAATGATATTTTTAATAAAAGAGAAAAAGAATTTTTAAATCATCACTGATCTCATATTGATTTTCTGGTTTATGATAAATTTAGTTTTGAACCTGTCTTAGCAATTGAAGTCGATGGATATACATTTCACAGAAAAGAAAAACAAAAATGAAGAGATAATTTAAAAGATAAGGCTTTAAAAATTCAAAATATACCTATCATGAGAATTAGTACAGATACATATAAGAAAATTGGACTTTCAATAATTAATAAAATAAGAGAAATAAAAAATAAATAG
- a CDS encoding ABC transporter ATP-binding protein: protein MLKIDKINKSFKEKNILKDISFFLEKGNCYGLFGNNGVGKTTLTKIIFNELNKTSGEIYLDNLEQRNIDFRDWYFFTENNELPNDISVRNFIEILVNINLLSKQEYKNRINYLASIFDVKKYWKIKIKNLSAGQKKLLSLYACMLFKPKIIFFDEPTANLDIKNKTIILDVIRKLKSEDTIIVIITHLISEVLQLIDHVIIMDDGQITYNKKFNKSDNINEIFNKYSSNNSEEIKSSLEEYMNEK, encoded by the coding sequence ATGCTAAAAATAGATAAAATAAATAAGAGTTTTAAAGAAAAAAATATTCTTAAAGATATTTCTTTTTTTCTAGAAAAAGGAAATTGTTATGGACTCTTTGGAAATAATGGAGTAGGTAAAACCACATTAACAAAAATAATTTTTAATGAACTCAATAAGACTTCGGGAGAAATTTATTTAGATAATTTGGAGCAAAGAAATATTGATTTTAGGGATTGATATTTTTTTACAGAAAATAATGAATTGCCTAATGATATTAGTGTTAGAAATTTTATTGAAATACTAGTAAATATTAACTTACTTTCAAAACAAGAATATAAGAATAGAATTAATTATTTAGCAAGTATTTTTGATGTAAAAAAATATTGAAAAATTAAAATTAAAAATTTATCGGCAGGACAAAAAAAATTATTATCATTATATGCTTGTATGCTTTTTAAACCAAAGATTATTTTCTTTGATGAGCCTACAGCAAATTTAGATATTAAAAATAAAACAATTATTTTAGATGTAATAAGGAAATTAAAGTCTGAAGATACTATTATAGTTATAATTACTCACTTAATTTCGGAAGTATTGCAATTAATTGATCACGTAATTATTATGGATGATGGTCAAATTACATATAATAAAAAATTTAATAAGAGTGATAATATTAATGAGATATTTAATAAATATAGTTCAAACAATTCTGAGGAAATAAAAAGTAGTTTAGAGGAGTATATGAATGAAAAATAA